In the Pyrolobus fumarii 1A genome, one interval contains:
- a CDS encoding DNA primase small subunit domain-containing protein — protein MAVKTINYLRKLFRDYYARSARKLVLPEDFYAREFAAQLWGMKSYVRHLSFSSRGTFEQWVVDKAPRHLYYSSAVYKHPAAQNMDEKGWVGADLIFDIDADHLPKCQSSIVEVVDEKVGVKASFAPAECVREAAWEAVKLFDVLVYELGFDKSRVYIEFSGHRGFHVTVRCKEIVECFEADSQVRKEILDYVRAESFDEQRVMQHVDSEVGRGRKRVKLFELPPSIRDAGVRGRIARIIRRMALRRGDSVVVRIVSSEPLEAAALYRRNRELFEEYLSIAFSEIRVEVDPQVTVDTKRLIRIPYSLHGKTGLPVIPLDVNRVDKFELSDDLSPFKRLGDVRVRALVSTPTIEVLSQRLKLEAGEEYKLPAPVAVYLLCKEVAVLAGETG, from the coding sequence AACTACCTAAGGAAGTTATTCCGCGACTATTATGCACGCAGTGCGCGTAAACTAGTGTTGCCAGAGGACTTCTATGCGCGTGAGTTCGCAGCGCAACTATGGGGTATGAAGAGCTACGTGAGGCACTTGTCATTCTCGTCTCGTGGTACGTTCGAGCAATGGGTAGTCGATAAGGCGCCGAGGCATCTCTACTACTCGTCGGCAGTATACAAGCATCCTGCAGCCCAGAATATGGATGAGAAGGGGTGGGTCGGCGCGGACTTAATATTTGACATTGATGCTGATCATCTGCCTAAGTGTCAAAGTAGCATAGTCGAGGTTGTCGACGAAAAGGTTGGTGTGAAGGCTAGTTTCGCGCCTGCTGAGTGTGTACGGGAAGCTGCATGGGAGGCTGTAAAGCTATTCGATGTGCTGGTCTATGAGCTAGGTTTTGACAAATCTCGTGTGTATATCGAGTTTTCCGGGCATAGGGGATTTCACGTTACCGTTAGATGTAAGGAGATTGTTGAGTGTTTTGAGGCGGATTCACAAGTTCGTAAAGAGATACTCGATTATGTACGTGCAGAAAGTTTTGATGAGCAGCGTGTGATGCAACATGTGGATAGTGAAGTTGGGCGGGGCAGGAAGCGTGTGAAACTATTCGAGTTGCCACCTAGTATCCGTGATGCTGGAGTACGTGGTCGCATAGCGAGAATTATACGGAGGATGGCCCTTAGGCGCGGCGATAGTGTAGTGGTTCGTATAGTTTCTTCTGAGCCTCTTGAAGCAGCAGCATTATATCGTAGAAATCGTGAGTTATTCGAGGAGTATCTATCTATAGCGTTTAGCGAGATACGTGTAGAGGTGGACCCGCAGGTAACCGTTGATACAAAGAGACTCATACGTATCCCATACTCGCTTCACGGTAAGACAGGTCTCCCGGTCATACCTTTGGATGTTAACCGTGTAGATAAATTCGAGCTAAGCGATGATCTATCGCCATTTAAACGGTTGGGAGATGTGCGTGTTCGAGCATTAGTGTCGACGCCTACTATAGAGGTTTTATCACAACGTTTGAAGCTTGAAGCTGGCGAGGAGTATAAGCTGCCTGCTCCGGTTGCGGTATACCTGCTGTGCAAGGAAGTTGCAGTCCTTGCTGGTGAGACAGGATGA